A genomic segment from Halodesulfovibrio sp. MK-HDV encodes:
- a CDS encoding DVU_1553 family AMP-dependent CoA ligase, with amino-acid sequence MQKTFVENAQQRIVIGANPLDAPAQEDMGFDASARSFSHAQIEAWQLSKLKEVCSYAKENGSFYAEHFRGLNLDSIASREEFSKLPRTTSADISEAPFKFLCTSQDDIARVVTLTTSGSTGKPKRLYFTQDELDETTAFYNHGMRCLVNAGDTVLALLPAPKPDSVGALLADGLRQLGANPVLNQDPDDVTASLTMLNEHSPDCVVGTSAHVLALVKLWKHQGGMNSPVKSVLLCWDANSRSIRKYIERIWDCRVHTHWGMTETGLGGAVSCAHSKGMHLRETNLYLEITDPETGMVLPDGERGEIVVTTLTRKGMPLIRYRTGDESHIMKNACPCDSPLRQLSPNIRRIVQPNDTPDWFQFVTPTSIDRLLLSVPNFLAQQAQYWVAPNKLEVTVDMSENSPQQLASVKELLCDLVSPLHNAPDILCLPGRNDGKISIGFAKRKICVT; translated from the coding sequence ATGCAAAAGACTTTCGTAGAAAATGCACAGCAACGAATCGTTATCGGGGCAAACCCGCTAGACGCACCAGCTCAAGAAGATATGGGTTTTGATGCATCTGCGCGCTCGTTCTCTCATGCTCAAATTGAAGCATGGCAGCTTAGCAAACTCAAAGAAGTTTGCAGTTATGCAAAAGAGAACGGAAGTTTTTACGCTGAACATTTTCGCGGCTTGAACCTAGATTCCATCGCGTCCCGTGAAGAATTTTCAAAACTTCCACGAACTACATCAGCGGATATCAGTGAAGCACCTTTCAAATTTCTATGCACTTCGCAAGACGACATTGCACGTGTTGTAACGCTGACAACCTCCGGTTCCACAGGCAAACCCAAACGTCTCTATTTCACGCAAGATGAGCTAGACGAAACTACGGCATTTTATAACCACGGTATGCGTTGCCTCGTTAATGCGGGGGACACCGTTCTGGCGCTCTTGCCTGCTCCCAAACCAGACAGTGTTGGTGCATTACTCGCGGATGGGTTACGGCAATTAGGTGCAAATCCTGTACTGAATCAAGATCCTGATGACGTTACAGCTTCGCTGACGATGCTTAATGAACATAGCCCTGACTGTGTGGTGGGAACCTCTGCACATGTCCTTGCTTTGGTAAAATTATGGAAGCACCAAGGCGGAATGAATTCACCAGTAAAAAGTGTTTTGCTTTGCTGGGATGCAAACTCCCGCTCAATTCGCAAATACATTGAAAGAATCTGGGATTGCCGAGTGCACACACACTGGGGAATGACAGAGACCGGACTCGGTGGTGCTGTAAGTTGCGCACACAGTAAAGGAATGCACCTACGCGAAACAAATTTATATCTAGAAATTACAGACCCAGAAACGGGAATGGTTCTGCCGGATGGTGAACGCGGCGAAATAGTTGTTACGACCCTTACGAGAAAAGGGATGCCGCTTATCCGCTACCGCACAGGCGACGAGTCACACATTATGAAAAATGCCTGTCCGTGTGATTCCCCGTTACGTCAACTCAGCCCGAATATTCGACGGATTGTTCAGCCGAACGATACGCCGGACTGGTTCCAGTTCGTCACTCCGACGTCTATCGATAGGCTGTTACTCTCTGTTCCAAATTTTCTTGCCCAGCAAGCACAATATTGGGTGGCACCAAACAAGCTGGAAGTAACTGTTGACATGAGTGAGAACTCACCCCAACAATTAGCCAGCGTAAAGGAGCTATTATGCGATCTTGTTTCTCCGTTGCATAATGCTCCGGATATATTGTGCTTGCCGGGCAGAAATGACGGCAAAATTTCTATTGGATTCGCAAAACGCAAAATATGCGTAACGTAA